Genomic window (Chloroflexota bacterium):
GACGGGCGGCGTGGTCCGCTGGGATGCCGCCGACGAGACCTTCCGCCAGTTTCTTGCGCCGCAGGATGGACTGCGTTCCAACAACGTGTACGCCCTGGACCTGGGGGCCGATGGAGACATCTGGGCGGCGACGGACGGTGGGTTGAGCCGCTATGGGGGCGCGGTTTGGAGCACGCAAAGCGGATTGACGCGACGCGACATCCGTGCGGTGGCCGTGGCCCCCGATGGCAGAATCTGGGCCGGCGGCCAGGATGGCGTGCTGTACGTGTCGCGTCCAGATGGCGAAGATGCGTTTGACTTCCAAGAGGCGTTTCGCCTGGGCTGGCCGATCAGCGAGGTGGCGCTGGATGCGGAAGGGCGACGGTGGGTGGCGTCCCGCCTGGGCGTAACCGTCCTGTCCGATAGCGACGTGGTTACCTACACGGCCCAGAACTCGGGCCTGCCGCCGGGCATGGTGAATGCCCTGCTGGTCCTCACCGATGGCGCTGTCCTGGCCGCAACGGATACCGGCCTGGCGCGCTTCCAGAATGGCGTGTGGACTGCGTACCCGCCGGACAGCGGCGCGCCTGGCGCGGCGACGGCGCTGGCCCAGACGGCGGACGGGGCGCTGTGGGCCGCGTCGCCGCAGGGAATCTACCGATACGAGGGCGCATGGAGCCGCGTCGGGACGGTGCGCGAAGCGGCTGCGCAGTACGCGGCCCTGTGGACACAGGCGATGGCCCGCAGCAAACGTTGGCCCATCCTGGCCGCGGGCGGCAGAATCTGGGCGATTCTGGACAGCGGCCTGGCCGACTTTGACGGGCAAATATGGACACGACGCTCCACCACCGGCGTCGCGCCGCCGTCCAACCGCGTGCGCGCTCTGACCATCGGGCCGGATGGCGCGCTCTGGGCCGGGTTCACCGGCAGCCCCGTAGCCCGATACGAGGCCGGGCGCTGGACCACGTTCCCCGGCCGCGAGCAGGCCCCGGCCAACGTCAACGCTATCCTCGCCGACCCGGCGGGCGGAATCTGGTTCGCCGCGGACGACGGCGTGGCCCTATACGACGGCCAGCGCTGGACCCGATTCAAGAGTGGCGAAGGCGGGTTGGCCACGGGGCGCGCGCTCTCGCTGGCGTGGGATGCGGAGGGGGCGCTCTGGGTTGGGACCGAAGACGGGCTGAGCGTGCGTCAGAAGGACAGTTGGACATCCTACGCGCCCGGTGCGAACGGCCCGGCGGGGGGCTACGTGTGGGATGTCGCCGTGGACGGCGAGGGCGTGTTGTGGTGTGCCACCAACCGCGGCATCTCCCGATACGACGGCAAGTCCTGGCAGACCTTCACCGATTCGGCGATGCCGCCCACCGAGCAGGAGATTTGGGGGCTGGCGCTGGACGACGGCGGCGCATGCTGGTTTGGCGCGCGCAGGGCCGTGCGTCGGTTCGTCGCGGAGGGGTGGTTCAACTACCGCCACCTGCCCGAGGCCGTCGGCTACGATCACGCGCGCATCCTGCGCACCCTGAACAACCCGAACCGCCTGTGGGCCGTGGACGCCGCCAGCGGCCGCGTCTGGATTGCGGTGGAGGGTGGCGTGGCCGCCTACGACGGCCACAACTGGCAGGTGTACACGCCGGAGAACTCGGGCCTGGCGTCGGCCCGCGTCAGGGCCATCCTGCCCGACGGGCGCGGGGCGGTGTGGTTCGCGACCGATGCGGGTATCAGCCGCTTCGCGCCATGAGGAAAACATCCCACACAAAGACACGGAGGCACGAAGAGAGTGTGCTCTGTGCCTTTGTGTGAGAATAATATCCCAAACGAAGACTTGGATGCAGCAGAAGCGATCATCCCATTCTCCATCGTGAGGTGTGAACCATGCGAACTGCCGACTGGATTCTGCACAACGCGCGCGTGTACACCATGGACAAGCGCCTGCCCGTGGCCGCCTCGGTCGCCCTCTCCGCGGGCCGCATCCTGGCCGTGTCCGAGCGGCCGGATGAACTCCTCCCGCTGCTGTCGCCAGCAGGCCGCGCCATTGACCTCCGCGGCGCGACGGTCCTTCCCGGCTTCACCGACGGCCACGTCCACTTTCTGGAGTACGCACGGAAGTTGCGGCGCCTGGCGCTCGACGGGCTGGCGTCGCTGGATGACGTGCTGGAGGTTGTCGCGCGGCGGGTGTCCGAGGCGGGGCCGGACGAGTGGGTGCTCGGCGGCGGCTGGGATCGCAACCTGTGGGCCGACCCGCGCTTCCCCACGCGCCACCATCTGGACCGCATCGCGCCCCATGTGCCCGTGGCGCTGGACAGCAAAGACCTGCACAGCGTCTGGGCCAACAGTCGCGCGCTGGAAATCGCCGGCATCACCCGCGACACCCCCGACCCCGAGGGCGGCGAGATTGAGCGCGATGAATCGGGCGAGCCGACCGGCATCCTAAAAGAGAACGCCTGCAAGTTGCTGGAGGCCGTCGTGCCCAAGCCCGGCACGGAAGAAACGGTGCGCGCGGTGCGTGAGGCCATCGCCAAGGCTCACGCCGTCGGCGTTACCGGCATCCACGATTGCGAGAAGGCCGAGGCCCTGGCTTGCTTCGGCATCCTGCACCAGCGCGGCGAACTGAAACTGCGCGTCCTGGCGCACCTGAACAAGGACACCGCCGAGGACGCCATGCGGGCGGGCGTGTTCACCGGCCTGGGCGACGCGACGCTGCGCATCGGCGGGCTAAAACTGTTCGCCGACGGCTCCCTCGGCTCCCGCACGGCGTACATGCTCCAGCCGTTTGAGGGCACGGACAACTGCGGCATCTGCACCATGACGAAGGACGAGATGCGCGATTGGGTGCTGCGCGCGTGCGACGCCGGCATCAGCGCCACCGTTCACGCCATCGGCGACCGCGCCAACCGCGAGGTGCTGGATGTGCTGGCCGAGGCCCGCCAGCGCGAGAACACCCTGCGCCCGCCGCTGCGCCACCGCATTGAGCACGCCCAACTGCTCACGGAGGAGGACATCCCCCGCTTCGCCGCGCTGGACATCATCGCCTCGGTCCAGCCCACGCACGCCACCGCCGACTACGAGATGGTGGACCGGTACTGGGGCGCGCGGGGAAGATGGGCCTATCCGTTCCGCTCGCTGCTGGTCCACGGCACGCGACTGGCCTTCGGCTCCGACTGCCCCGTGGAGCGGCTGGGCCCGCTGTTGGGCATCCACGCGGCGGTTACGCGCCGCCGCCCAGACGGAAGCCCCGGCCCCGACGGCTGGCAGCCGCAGGAGCGCCTGACCGTGGAGGAAGCCGTCCGCGCCTTCACCATGGGCAACGCCTACGCGGCGGGGTTGGAGGGGCAGTTGGGGTCCATCACGCCGGGGAAACTGGCCGACCTTGCGGTCCTGTCCGAAGACATCTTCACGGTAGACCCCATGCGGATTCCGGCGGTGAAGGTGCTGGGCACGTTCTTCGGCGGGCGGCTGGTGTATGTGAATGCGGCGGCGGAATGGGTGGAGGGACTTGGGTAGGGCGGGCCCGGCGCGCGTGGGCGCCACGGCCTTCAGGCTTGTTCGCCCGCAAAGACACAGCCAACAATTTTGTCCAGCCTTCCCAGATCACGCGCCGCGGCGTCCAGGATGCGGATACGGTACACGGCACTTACTCCGATCCGCGCCGCCGCACTACATCCTCAAACGCCTCGCCGCACCTCTCCCCAACCCTCCCCTTCCCTTCCCGCGCGCGGAGAGGAAGGGGAGAGCCAGGGTGAGGATGGGTGAGGTAACCTCCGCCCCAGGATTGGAATCCACCCGTTGTCCGGATGCGGCGCGTGGCGGCGCACGCTACCGCAGCACGCGCTCGTCGCCGACGCGCCGCGTTACCTTGCGCTGGTCCAGGTGCTCCATCAGGGCCAGGGCGTATTTGCGGCTAGCGCTGAACATGTCGCGCACCTGCGCCACGGTGATGGAGCCGTTCTCCTTGATGAACCGCATCACGCGGTCCACCATCTCGTCGTAGGTCTCGGCGAGGAAGACCACCTCCGCGCTCACCTTGACCAGTCGGCCCTGCTCCACCAGCGCGTTGAACACCTCGCTGCCCACGGCCTGCTCGCACTCGGCCACCGACGGCGTGGCATAGGGCGAGCGGCGGAAGGCCGCCAGTAGCGCGTCCACCTTCGCCTGCTCCTCTGGCCGGAAGTGCGGCGTATGCGACGGGAGGCGCAGCGCGGCCTCGTCCGACGCCACAGCGCCCTCGGCGGCGGCCTGCTGGACGATCTCGTTGAACAGGCGGGCGGGCATCTTCAGGCGGCTCTTGACCTCTTCTTTCGGCATCCCCAGGCGGGCGGGGTACTGCTGGTGATAGGCCCGCAACAGGTCGGTCATCTGGCCCACGAGGGCCTGCCAGGCGTGCGGCGTGGTAACGAGCGTCGCGTCGGCCAGGGTCTTGTCGCCGATGGGAACTACCTGCCCCTGTGACCGCAGGCGCTCCAGGGCCTCAAGGAGCGTTTCGCGGGGCATCCCGCTCTTGCGCAGCAACTCGCCCACCTCCAGGGGCGGCGGCGAGTCCAGCGCCTGCAGGATGATCTCCTCCGGCGTCCCGTGGGCGGCGGTCTCCAACTGCGCGATGACCGACGGCTGCTTGCGCCGGTGCTTGCGGCCCGGGTGCGGGTTCACGACCACGCCGCCGCCGATGGTGAGGCTGGGCGATGGCTGGCGGATGACAAAGCGGTCGCCCTTGACCAGGGGGACGGCGCGGCTCAAGGCCAACTGCGCCCAGCCCTCGTGTCCGGGGGCCAGCGTGTCGCTCTCCAGCAGCCTCACTTTCGCCATCACTTCCGCCGCGCCGCAGAAGAATTCCACCTCCTGGCCGTGCCTCAAGGCGCGAGGCGCGTCGTCCAGGCTCTTCAGGCGCACGTCGGCCAGCACGGTCGGGCGAAGCCAGCCTGGGCTCGTAACGACGTCGCCGCGCTTTATCTGGTCGGTGTTCACGCCCGACAGGTTCACCGCCACGCGGCTGCCGGGCATGGCCACGTCCACCTTCTGCTTGTGCGACTGGAGACCGCGAACCCGCGCCTTGAGCGCCTGGGGCTGGATTTCCACCTCCTGCCCGACGCGCAGGGAGCCATCGGTCAGCGTGCCGGTAACGACGGTACCGAAGCCGGCGATGCTGAAAACCCGGTCCACGGGGAGCCGAGGGCGTCCGCGGTCGGGGCGCGGCGGAATCTGGCCCAGGGTGCGCTCCAGGGCCGCCAGGAGTTCGGGGATGCCCTCCCGCGTGCGGGCCGACACGGGGATGATGGGCGCGCCCTCCAGCAC
Coding sequences:
- a CDS encoding amidohydrolase, yielding MRTADWILHNARVYTMDKRLPVAASVALSAGRILAVSERPDELLPLLSPAGRAIDLRGATVLPGFTDGHVHFLEYARKLRRLALDGLASLDDVLEVVARRVSEAGPDEWVLGGGWDRNLWADPRFPTRHHLDRIAPHVPVALDSKDLHSVWANSRALEIAGITRDTPDPEGGEIERDESGEPTGILKENACKLLEAVVPKPGTEETVRAVREAIAKAHAVGVTGIHDCEKAEALACFGILHQRGELKLRVLAHLNKDTAEDAMRAGVFTGLGDATLRIGGLKLFADGSLGSRTAYMLQPFEGTDNCGICTMTKDEMRDWVLRACDAGISATVHAIGDRANREVLDVLAEARQRENTLRPPLRHRIEHAQLLTEEDIPRFAALDIIASVQPTHATADYEMVDRYWGARGRWAYPFRSLLVHGTRLAFGSDCPVERLGPLLGIHAAVTRRRPDGSPGPDGWQPQERLTVEEAVRAFTMGNAYAAGLEGQLGSITPGKLADLAVLSEDIFTVDPMRIPAVKVLGTFFGGRLVYVNAAAEWVEGLG
- the selB gene encoding selenocysteine-specific translation elongation factor, whose product is MHVIGTAGHVDHGKSTLVKALTGIDPDRLKEEKEREMTIDLGFAWLTLPSGESVGIVDVPGHKDFIKNMLAGVGGIDAAVLVIAADEGVMPQTREHLDILDLLQVQNGVVALTKRDLVEDPEWLDLVLADVSETLEGTVLEGAPIIPVSARTREGIPELLAALERTLGQIPPRPDRGRPRLPVDRVFSIAGFGTVVTGTLTDGSLRVGQEVEIQPQALKARVRGLQSHKQKVDVAMPGSRVAVNLSGVNTDQIKRGDVVTSPGWLRPTVLADVRLKSLDDAPRALRHGQEVEFFCGAAEVMAKVRLLESDTLAPGHEGWAQLALSRAVPLVKGDRFVIRQPSPSLTIGGGVVVNPHPGRKHRRKQPSVIAQLETAAHGTPEEIILQALDSPPPLEVGELLRKSGMPRETLLEALERLRSQGQVVPIGDKTLADATLVTTPHAWQALVGQMTDLLRAYHQQYPARLGMPKEEVKSRLKMPARLFNEIVQQAAAEGAVASDEAALRLPSHTPHFRPEEQAKVDALLAAFRRSPYATPSVAECEQAVGSEVFNALVEQGRLVKVSAEVVFLAETYDEMVDRVMRFIKENGSITVAQVRDMFSASRKYALALMEHLDQRKVTRRVGDERVLR